The following nucleotide sequence is from Terriglobales bacterium.
GCGTCCGCAAAGAACTCGTGCCGCAGCCGCCGCGCCACCGCCTCGATGCCTTCGCCGCTCTCCCTGGCCGCCGCCGCGGTGTCGGCTTCCGCGCGCCGAAACTCCAGCCCGTGTTGCTCCGCGAGCGCGCGCACGAAGCGCTCGTCGGCGTCGGAATCCGTCCCGCGCAGCTTGTGGTTGAAGTGCAGGACCGCGGCGACCACGATCCCCAGCTCGCCGCGCAGCTCGAGCAACATGCGCAGCAGCGCGACCGAGTCCGGCCCGCCCGACACCGCCACCCCGACGCGGTCGCCCGCCTTCAACAGGCGCTGCGCGCGGATGGATTCGAGCACGCGCTGCTTCATCGCGGCTTCCTCGAAGCGAAGTGCTGCCAGCCCTGCGGCTGGAACCGGAGCAGGCGGCCGCGCGCGTCGCTCACCCACATCTTTCTCTCGCGCGTGATCTCGCCGATGCGCGATACCTCGACGCCCGCGATGCGGTTCGGCACCCGCGCGCGCCGCGGCGCGGTGAACAGCAGCTCGTAGTCCTCGCCGCCGTGCAGCGCGAAGTCCACCCCCGCCACCGCCGGCAGCGCCGGCGCGTAAACGATCGCGCCCACCCCGCTCTCATCGCACAGGTGCTTCAGGTCGGTGGAGAGCCCGTCGCTGGTGTCGATCATCGCCGACGCGACACCGATCAGGCCTTTCCCGACCGCGACTCTCGGCGCCGGCATGGCCGAGGCGACCTCGACCTTGCGTCCCGCGCGCAGCGCCGCGACCCGCGCCGCCGCCCGTCCGAGGCTTCCGGTCACGTAGAGCGCGTCGCCCGGCCGCGCCCCGGAGCGCAGGATCGCCCGGCCCGCAGGCACGCGGCCCACGACCATGATGTCCGCCGCCACGCCGGCGTTCGACGCAGCGATGTCCCCGCCCGCCAGCACCGTCTGGAACTCCATGGCGTGCGTCAGCAGCCCGCGCAGGAAGCCGTCGACCCAGCGCTGCGGCAGCTTCGGCGGGAGCGCGAGCGAGAGGAACGCCGCCACCGGCGTCCCGCCCATGGCCGCCACGTCGCTCAGGCCCCGGGTCAGGCACTGCCGCCCGATGAACCCGGCCGGGTACCAGTCCCGCCGGAAGTGCACCCCTTCGATGCACAGGTCGGTCGTCACCAGCGTGTCCGCCCCCGGCGCAAGCCGCAGCACCGCGCAGTCGTCCCCGATCCCGCGGACGACTGCCGGCCTCGCCGGCGCGGGCGCCAGTTGCCCCGCCATGCGCCGGATCTGCTCGATCAAGGTTTTTTCAGGAAGCGGCATCTTCAGTTGGGTCGGCGGCTGGCGGCTCGCGGCCAACCGCGCTGGTTTGGCGCCGCGGCCGGCCGCCGGGCGCTTGCTGCCGACCCCGACACTATATAGGTTACTGTCATTCCCATTACCCTGGGCCATGACCTGAATCCGGGCCTACGTTGCCCTTCCAAGTACTTTTCTTTCCAGCAACTTGGGATAGAGTACCCGGCATCAGTTCTGCTTGACAGTCCGGAAGCAGCTCTGCTACGGTTTCCGGGCCGTCAAACAAAACATCTGGCCACAGGCCCATAACGACCCAGGAGTCACGGGTCGGCCACGAAGCGAGCTACCAAGTCCACGGGAGCCGCTTTCGGGCACAGTGAACGGCGGGCCTGAAAAAACCGAGACTGTTGGTAGGTAGATTTTCCGGAGACCCCCTTGCGGAAGCGCTACTACATTTTATTGGTCGCACGCGACGCAGAAGGCCAGCTGCGGAAGATCCCCATCCCGCTTCATTATCTCTACGTCTTCATCGCCGGCGCCGTGATCGGCATGTTCACCATCACCGGCATGGCCGGCTCGTACACTCGCATGCTGTGGAAGGCGCAGGCTTTCAACCAGGTGCGCGCCGAGCGCGAGGTGCTGCGCAACCGCGCCGCCCAGCTCGAGCAGGTCGCCGAGCAGCATGAGATCCAGGCTGCCTCGCTCGGCTCGCTCGCCAGCGAGATCTCCACGCTTTACGGCCTGAAGGCCGAGCCGGCGCTCGACCACCAGTTCACCGACGAGCAGTTCGCCGCCTCGCTCGACCAGCTCTACGCGCTCAAGACCTCGGCCTTCTCCGGCGCGGCCACGCTCGGCATCGAGTTCGGCGAGCGCGGCCTGACGACCGCCGATTGGCTGCGGCTGGCTTCCGCCCCGAACCTGTGGCCGGTCGAAGGACCCATCACCGGCTCCTTCGGCGAGCGCATCGACCCGTTCAACGGCGAGGGCGCGTTCCATACCGGCGTCGACATCTCCAGCTCGTACGGCCGCGCGGTGCTCGCGCCCGCGGACGGCATCGTCGAATACGCCGACCTGCAGAACGGCTACGGCCGCCTGGTGCAGCTCCGCCACGCCAACGGCATCTCGACGCGCTTCGGCCACCTCTCCGGCTTCGCCGTCGCGCCCGGACAGCGCGTCCAGCGCGGCGACGTCATCGGCTACGTCGGCCTCAGCGGACGCTCCACCGGACCGCACCTCCACTACGAAGTCCGCATCTACAACACCCCGGTCAATCCCTACAAGTACCTCCGCCTCAACGCCGCGCAGTCGCAGATGCACGGCTTCGGCACGGGCGCCGGCAAGTAGGCGAGATGCTCGCTCTCAGCCGCACGCGATCCCAGCGTGCGGCTTTCGTTCTTGCGGGCGGAGTCACTGCGCTACTGCTCGGGTGCGCCTCCTCCGCTGGACCGAGTGACGCGGAGGTTCGCAAGGCGTTCGAGCACCGGCTGCGCAGCGACCTCGACGGCGGCGCCATCCGCGTCGCCAGCTTCCAAAAGACGAGCGGCCCGGTCGCGATTCCTGGAACGAAGACCATGCACGCGGTAGCCTTCACCGCAAGACTCGAGTGTCTCAAGCCCTACGCCTACCGCCGGCAAGTCGACTGCGCGGCGGGAAGATCCATCCTGGTGACCGAGGGGCCCGGCGAATGGCAAGTCGCGATCGAGGGCGCCGGCGCCGTTGCGCTGCGACAAGAGGGGAAGAACCTGGCCACCAGCGGCGAGTTCGTTCGCGAGACGGACGCCCAAGGCGCTCTCGTCAGCTACCGCGAGAAGAATCCTTTTTCCGGAGTGCTGTACTACAAGGAGTGGAGCGGCTGGAAGTCCGCTGACTGACGGCAAGCAGAAGTTCAAACGGCAAGTGCAAAGGATAAGGGCTTCGGCCTTTGTCCTTTTTCCTTTTACTTCGAAGTTTTCACCTTGAACCTTTTTCCTGGCGGCGAAGCAGCTCGCTACTCCAGCAGCGCGCCCGCCCACAGCAGGCCCGGTCCGAGCGCCGCGATGAAGATCGGCCCGCGCTGCGCCCGCGGGTTGCCGGAGTGCCGCGCCAGCGCCTCCGCCAGCGCCATGCCGCAGGTCGAAGAGCCCAGGTTCCCGGACGCGCGCGTCACGAGCGGGACCTGCTCCGGCGCCAGCCCGGCCTGCCGCTGGAAGATCCCCACCACCCGCGGATTGGGCTGGTGGATGACGACCGCGCTCGCCTCCGCGCGCGTGCGCCCGCCGGCGGCTTCCAGGTCGCCGAGCAGCGCGACCATGCGGTCCACCGCCGCGCGCGCCAGCGCGTCGCCTTCGAACCGCAGCGCGAGCCCGCCGTCCGGCTCCGGCCGCACCACGATGGCCGACGCGAACGCGCCCGCGCAGCCGCTCAACCCGAGCCGCATCCGGTAGAGTCCGCCGATCTCGTTGTCCGCCACACGCCGCAGGACGAACGCGCTCGCGCCGTCGCCGAACAACCCGGCGAACTCGCCCGCCACTTTGCCGGGCCGCAGCAGCCGGCTATGGACGTCGCCGGAAGCGATCAGCAGCGTGTCGGCCT
It contains:
- the tilS gene encoding tRNA lysidine(34) synthetase TilS produces the protein MKQRVLESIRAQRLLKAGDRVGVAVSGGPDSVALLRMLLELRGELGIVVAAVLHFNHKLRGTDSDADERFVRALAEQHGLEFRRAEADTAAAARESGEGIEAVARRLRHEFFADALRQHALDALATGHTLDDQAETVLMRLLRGAGVRGASGMAQRTRFSGG
- the thiL gene encoding thiamine-phosphate kinase translates to MIEQIRRMAGQLAPAPARPAVVRGIGDDCAVLRLAPGADTLVTTDLCIEGVHFRRDWYPAGFIGRQCLTRGLSDVAAMGGTPVAAFLSLALPPKLPQRWVDGFLRGLLTHAMEFQTVLAGGDIAASNAGVAADIMVVGRVPAGRAILRSGARPGDALYVTGSLGRAAARVAALRAGRKVEVASAMPAPRVAVGKGLIGVASAMIDTSDGLSTDLKHLCDESGVGAIVYAPALPAVAGVDFALHGGEDYELLFTAPRRARVPNRIAGVEVSRIGEITRERKMWVSDARGRLLRFQPQGWQHFASRKPR
- a CDS encoding M23 family metallopeptidase, which gives rise to MRKRYYILLVARDAEGQLRKIPIPLHYLYVFIAGAVIGMFTITGMAGSYTRMLWKAQAFNQVRAEREVLRNRAAQLEQVAEQHEIQAASLGSLASEISTLYGLKAEPALDHQFTDEQFAASLDQLYALKTSAFSGAATLGIEFGERGLTTADWLRLASAPNLWPVEGPITGSFGERIDPFNGEGAFHTGVDISSSYGRAVLAPADGIVEYADLQNGYGRLVQLRHANGISTRFGHLSGFAVAPGQRVQRGDVIGYVGLSGRSTGPHLHYEVRIYNTPVNPYKYLRLNAAQSQMHGFGTGAGK
- a CDS encoding 3-oxoacyl-[acyl-carrier-protein] synthase III C-terminal domain-containing protein → MDSAKENCGAQRASSGTAALAGWGTALGAVRVPIAEVEREFGMAAGKLAHGAGLEALCRAGEGEDEVSLARAAAEQALRQANVAAQELDWILATSETVAGVPALGAGLHSALRARGDCGVLDVGGACAGVANALFLADALFAAGKADTLLIASGDVHSRLLRPGKVAGEFAGLFGDGASAFVLRRVADNEIGGLYRMRLGLSGCAGAFASAIVVRPEPDGGLALRFEGDALARAAVDRMVALLGDLEAAGGRTRAEASAVVIHQPNPRVVGIFQRQAGLAPEQVPLVTRASGNLGSSTCGMALAEALARHSGNPRAQRGPIFIAALGPGLLWAGALLE